One genomic segment of Stigmatopora argus isolate UIUO_Sarg chromosome 18, RoL_Sarg_1.0, whole genome shotgun sequence includes these proteins:
- the LOC144093269 gene encoding uncharacterized protein LOC144093269 isoform X3, whose translation MSQKLVRVWTSELLKHDDLPKKDLIKFFQDNAAHSVRLFLNEHRLLGKKNKKTAINEQLVDAMTSKCLSAQGLSHGGDEEMTKSTKAKKVKAEVVDEVGPKSFSGMQTC comes from the exons atgagccagaaGCTAGTACGTGTGTGGACTTCAGAGCTGCTCAAAcatgacgatttaccgaagaaagacctgataaagttcttccaggacaatgcagcgcattcggtacgtttG ttcctcaacgagcacagactgctggggaaaaaaaacaagaaaacggcCATAAATgagcagcttgtcgacgccatgaCGAGCAAATGTTTGTCTGCACA aggATTAAGCCATGGAGGGGATGAAGAGATGACAAAATCGACAAAGGCCAAAAaagtcaaggcagaagttgtggATGAAGTAGGACCCAAGTCATTCAG TGGGATGCAGACCTGCTGA
- the LOC144093269 gene encoding uncharacterized protein LOC144093269 isoform X2, giving the protein MSQKLVRVWTSELLKHDDLPKKDLIKFFQDNAAHSFLNEHRLLGKKNKKTAINEQLVDAMTSKCLSAQGLSHGGDEEMTKSTKAKKVKAEVVDEVGPKSFRVHPILPKKQR; this is encoded by the exons atgagccagaaGCTAGTACGTGTGTGGACTTCAGAGCTGCTCAAAcatgacgatttaccgaagaaagacctgataaagttcttccaggacaatgcagcgcattcg ttcctcaacgagcacagactgctggggaaaaaaaacaagaaaacggcCATAAATgagcagcttgtcgacgccatgaCGAGCAAATGTTTGTCTGCACA aggATTAAGCCATGGAGGGGATGAAGAGATGACAAAATCGACAAAGGCCAAAAaagtcaaggcagaagttgtggATGAAGTAGGACCCAAGTCATTCAG GGTCCACCCAATTTTACCAAAGAAACAAAGGTGA
- the LOC144093269 gene encoding uncharacterized protein LOC144093269 isoform X1, which translates to MSQKLVRVWTSELLKHDDLPKKDLIKFFQDNAAHSVRLFLNEHRLLGKKNKKTAINEQLVDAMTSKCLSAQGLSHGGDEEMTKSTKAKKVKAEVVDEVGPKSFRVHPILPKKQR; encoded by the exons atgagccagaaGCTAGTACGTGTGTGGACTTCAGAGCTGCTCAAAcatgacgatttaccgaagaaagacctgataaagttcttccaggacaatgcagcgcattcggtacgtttG ttcctcaacgagcacagactgctggggaaaaaaaacaagaaaacggcCATAAATgagcagcttgtcgacgccatgaCGAGCAAATGTTTGTCTGCACA aggATTAAGCCATGGAGGGGATGAAGAGATGACAAAATCGACAAAGGCCAAAAaagtcaaggcagaagttgtggATGAAGTAGGACCCAAGTCATTCAG GGTCCACCCAATTTTACCAAAGAAACAAAGGTGA